The segment GGTAGACCTCGTAGATCTTTCCCCGCGGGATGGCATCGGGTGGGATGAGCAGGCTGATCCCTGGGTGGGGGGgtgcaggcggggggggggggtgagcccCATGGGGATCTGCCCGCACCGGGCGATGCTCCGGCACCCCGTCCCCATCCCGCCATACCTGTGTTGGGGATCATGAGCCGCCCCCCCAAGAAGTTGAAGGTGCCGTAGGCCATGTTGGTGgtgccgcggggcagggagcgaAAGTAGCTCTGGGTGGAGAGCCGGGCCACGAAGTCGGCACCCTCGGCGGCGGGCGAGCTGTGGTGCAGCGTGTGCCGCCCGGCGCCCAGCGGGCTCAGCAGGTGCCCGTTGGGCAACTGGAGCTTGGCGGGGCCGTCCTGGCGCGGGCAGAGCGAGCCCTGGTAGGTCATGGTGGCGGTGCTGAGGTCGGGCTGGATGGTGAGCAGGCCGGGGTTGTCTGCGGCACAGAGCAGGGGGCCGTGGCGCCGGGGCACAGCGGGGATTGGGCGGGGGGAGGGTCCCCAACTGGCCCCAGGGGACATGGGACACACCACGCTTGCCCCATCGTAAGGATCCTACGGGGCACAGTCACACCGGGCTTCCAAAGGGCATTGagcctctgccccacagcacagACCCTTGAGGCACAGTCACCCTGGGGTCCCCAGAGCACCCAGCACCAACCCAGCACAGACCCTATAGGGACCAGGGACACTATAGGACACAGAGCCCCTGCCCACAGCCAGCGACCCTATGAGGCACAGAGCACTGACCCCACAGTCAGGGACCATTTAAGACACAGCCCCCCTGTCCCTAGGTCAGGGCCCCCATAGGGCACAGAGCCCCCACTCGAGACCAGGGACCCCCACGGGAcgcacagcccctgccctgggctcccccCAGGGGCATGGCCGCCCCCAGGTCCCGAGGGCCACCATGTCCCAGCGCGGGTGCGCAGCCCCATTCCTGCAGCCCTCACTCACCGGCCTTGCTGGGCTTGATGCTGACGGGCTGGAAGCCGGCGGTGAGGATGGAGGAGTCGGCCACGTCAGCGTCCAGGCCCCCCTTCTTGCGGCAGTACACCAGcacccccaccagcagcagcagcaccaggcacacGGCCACGGCCACCAGCCCCACGTACAGTGCCACGTCCTCCGCGCCGCCGgcggctgcgtggggcagggcgtCAGCACCCACGGGCATCCCCCGTCCACCCACCCCCGGGCAGGGGTACCCCCACCGTCCCCCGCCGCCCTCACCGTGGCTGCAGAGCTCGGAGGTGCAGTTGCGCGTGTCCAGCTCGGGGCCGCGACACTCCTGGCCCCCGTTGCGTGGCGCCGGCTCCGAGCATTCCCGGCTCCGCCAGTGGGTGCATTCGGCCCCGCACACTGACCACTTGCTCCACTCCGACCAGGCGCCGTCCACTGCGGGCACAGCCGGGGGTCAGCACCCCGCTGccatcccccttccctgccccagggccGGCAGAGACGGACACACacggtgggggggtggtggtggcaggacgAGACacccggggggggacagggaccgcAGTGGGTGCAGCAGGGAGTGCAGCATCGGcacggcgggggcggcggcggcgcccggggcAGGGCGGGTACCTGGGCAGAGGGTGGTGCAGGCGGTTTTCTGCACGTTTTGGCCCTCACAGAAAGCCCCCCCGTTGAGGGGTGTGGGGTTGGTGCAGGTCCGGCTCCGCTTCTGCCAGCCCCGTCCACAGCTGGTGCTGCAGCCCGACCACTGCGTCCACGTCGACCAGCCGCCGTTCACTGGGTGGAGAGGGACCCATCAGCGCCTCGCCGGGACGGGGGGGGTGACGCGGGGAGGGACAGGACGGGGAGGGCGACACCGGGGCAGCATGGCGGGGACAGGCGCGGTGGGGCCGTACCGTAGACGGTGATGGCAGCGGAGGCGCTGCGGCGACGGGCCACGATGTTTTTGGCCACGCAGGTGTAGTTGGCGGTGTCGGCCAGgcgggcctggcgcagcaccaggCTGTGCTCCGGCGTCACGTAGACGTTGGCGTCCAGCGCCGGGTCCACCAGCTCTTCGTTGCGCAGCCACTCCACCTGCGGGGCAGGGGGATGTCAGGGGGTCACCCCCTCTGGGGGGCACCCACGGCGTCCCCACGAGCAAAGAGGAACCCCCAGCTGCATCCTGACCTGCCGGACCGTGGGGGCTCACCTCGGCGGGGGGGATGCCCTCGGGAGGGCGGCATGGCAGCACGATGCCCTGCTCGATGGAGACCTCCCTGGCCGTTGGCTCCTGCTCGAAGTTCTTGCGCAGATCTGGGGAAGCACAGGGGTGACGGGGGGGATCGGGGTGGCAGCACCCCGCGCCCCATCCGGGCACCCGCAGACACTCACAGGCGATGCGCACGAAGGCTTTCTGGCTCTTGGTGGTGCCGGAGGAGCTCCAGGCCACGCACTGGCACCAGTACTCCTCCAACCCAAAGATCTTCTCCACTTGCTGGCGGGTGACCTCGATGCGCACCTCCATCACCGGCAGCCCTGCCGTCGGCGGGCGGCACGTCAGCACCGGCATGCCGGGAGTGGttgccacagccccagccccatgcaACCCCCCCTCCAGACCCTCGTGACCGGCATCGTCGCCGTCCCTCCCGGCAGTGCTCACCGGTGCCGCGGTCAGTGCCGTGCTGCGTGACGTGGTCGCCCTGGTGCACCCACTCGCCGTTGCACTTGAAGTAGATCTGGGTGGCAGGGGTGGCACGGCAGGCCAGGCTCACCGCCTTGTTCTTCACGATGTAGACGTCCTCCGGCTCCAGCTGGAAGTGTGGCAGCAGGTCCGGGGATGCGCCGGACACCGGGTTGGCCACCGTCGCGCTTTGCTGAGCACCTGTGGGGAGATgggggctcggccacctccagcgtGCCGAGGCTGGGTGATCACCCATCCCGCCGTGGCTCCGTGCCGGTGGCCTTGTGCCTCACCACCGTCCCCCCGCCGGTGACGCGGCAGCCCCCTGCCGGCCCCGCCATCCATCAGGGAGAGCAGCCGCGCGGTGGCTGCGCCCGCTGAACCCGCGCCGATCCCTCATGTCCACACTTAGCGCTAATGAAAAGGAAATGTAGTGTGACCAACAAGGGCCATCGCTCACGCCTCCCGGGGCGCCCgccgtcccccctccccagcacgctGCCAGGCACCAGCCGGGGGCCGCGTCCTGCCCCGTCGCCCCCTGGGGTGGCACAGGGCAAGTGGTGGGGTGCATGTCCCAtgccctggggacacagcaggaTGGCACAGCGGTGCGCCCTCTCCTGTGCCACTAGCACCCGCCTGGGAGTGGGCACATGCATGGTGCACAGGGGCTggctgtccccagtgtccccagggtggcaAGGGCGATTCGGGGCTGCACACATGTCCCTCAGGGGGGTCGAGCATCCCCCAGCTttgcctgggggctgtgggtgccacTGCCGCGTGGGGACAGCAGCGCTGGGGACACGGCTTGTGGCACAGTCCCACAGCGCCCAGGTCCCCCAGCCCGGACATGGCCAGGtgcccccactccccccaccccgccggcaCCCGCTGCGGAAAGAGTTAATAAACCAGGCCCTAAATAAGCATTTGATTAACAAACGATAAAATACCGATTGTGTCACTGAATGAAGCTGTAATTGCTGCTGCTAATTGGCTGGTTAGGATTTAATAAGCAATTAAATGGGATGGAATGCGCAGTAATTAAGTGCCTTCGTTTGGCAaccgcccgccgccccccacaCGCCCGTGGGACCCCCACTGCCCGTGCCCACCGCGGCCCGCTCCCACCTGGTGGCGGGGATGGGGacgcgggggacacgggggtcccTTGAGCCCTGGCTGAGTCCCCCAGGGGGGCTCCGGGCCTCGCTGCTCCCCCCAGCTGGATCAGGCCCCTCCGAGCCAGGAGCGGGCGCCGAGCGAGCCCGCCGCGATGCCCGCCGGGACGGGCAAGGTGCTGCAGCTAATTTACGCGGGGAAGATAAACGGCCACCATAACGCGCCGGTTATTACCCCATCAGCACTTTTACAATGTCGCTggcaattaatttaattaaaacccCTGTCGGGGATATACAGGCATTTCATATTTCACTGGTTTAATGACCCCCCCCAGCCGCAGCCCGGGGCCGGCCCAGGGGGGTCACGGTGCGGACAGGCGTTGCGGTCCCCGGTGCGGTGCCGTGCCCGGTGCCGGCTGCGGCACGGCTTGCCACAGCACCCGCTGCTCGCACCGCCGCGCCTGCCGCTCGCGCATCCCTGGGTGCCCATGCCGCGCTGCCCGCGCCGGCACGCGTGGCTCCGCGCTGCTGAGAAGGGCAGGAAGGCAACCCAATTTCTTTATTACATCCCAGGTTTGCCGCCGCACAGCACCACCACTGCCTCCGGCCAGGGCGGCCGCGGCGGGCACGGCGGGTGAACGGGAGAGCGGTGCTGCGGGGACCGGCCTTTTGATCACACGTGAAACGAGTACAGCAGTCGCCGAGCGGCGTGTCTATCCATCACGGCCCAGCGGAGTGGCGCGGGAAGCCCGGGGACGGCAGCGATGGGTGGGGGAGGCAGCATGGGCACGgaaccccccccagctgcccacccaaATGGGGTGTCAGGTGCCTTGTGGGCAGGGTGGGACCAGGGGCAGCCACCAAAGCTGGGGACATGCAGCGagcggcagagctggggggctgccaGACACCCCGCAGAGCCCCCGGGCGGGATGCTCTCCTGCTGCTTGGCACCACGCTGGGCACCGGTGGGGCTCTGTGCCGCTGTGCGGTCATGGACAAAGCCATGTGGCACGGCCAAGAGGCCGGAGCTGGCCTGGAGCCCCGGCGAGGGCGTGGAGGGGCTGTGGCGTGGGTGCCCCACGCACCACGGGCACCCCATGCACGGCGGGTACCCCGTGCCCTGCGGCACTGCATGCACCATGGGCACCCGATGCACTGCGGGCACCCCATGCACCCTGTGGGCATCCAACGCACCGCAGGCGCTCCACGCAGCACGGCTATCCCAAACCCCACCTGTATCCCACGCACCACGGGCGCCCCGTTCCCTGCGGGTGCCCCATTCCCCGCGGGCACCCCCTGCACCACGGGCACTCTCCCCCCGCAGGCACCCCCGTGTACTGTGGGCCCCCCCCGCCACGCCACAGACACCCCACACAGCGTGGGCACCCCCAGGCCGTGGGCGCAGCGTGGGTGCCCcgtgggcagcagccccccacgcGGCGCCGTGGCGGCTCCCGCACCGCGTCGGCCTCGCCGCTCACCTGCCGCTGCGTTGTCATGGAAACAGGCGAGATGCTTATGTCACCTTGGCAAAGGGAACCGGGGAACTTCGGCGGGGAtgggggacggggaccggggggacagcagggtgctgggcccCGCTCACCCCCGGGACCACCCCCCCTCCACGCGGTGGCAGGGCCACAGCCCCGTCCAGCCGCTGTCTCGGCAGCCAAAGGGCTAATTGGGAGCGCGGTTTGCTACCGGCGCGGATAAATCACGGCCGGTAAAGCCAGTGCATTAGGCAGGGCTTTATTATCAATTACCCGCCGCCCACGTGGGCTAACGAGCACGCCGGGCAGGCCTGGCGAAGGGTGCTGGGGGCCGGGCTGGCGAGCAGGGCTGCGGCACCCCCGCGGGGTGCAGAGGGGATGGGGGCACCTCGCTACGGGCTCTGAGCGCCCGCCTTCACCCCAGCACTGCGGGaccccccagctgctcctggctcccTCCCCATGCACagagcccccctgctccctgtgccccccagccgCTGCCATCCCGGGTGGCCACACAGCCCCTCACCGTAGCGCCTAcaccccgcccctccccccccccccccagcatcagAAACACCAGGTGTACTGGTGTTACTGGGCAGGGAGAGACTGCAGGATGTTGCATTGCCCAGCGCAGGGGGACAGGGCACTGCCAGGACCCACTAGGACCAGCAGGTgacccccccccagtccccctggTCCTCAAGGGGCTGATCCTGTCCCTGGCGCTGGTGCCCCGCTCCCCGGCGGTGCCGAGAGCAGCACGCCGGGCGCCTGGGTGCCTGCTGCGGGGAGACACAGGGAAGGTCAGTGTGTTCTTGGCGAGGAGAGGCTGCTCGCCGGCGGCTGCGGCAGCATCAGCCTCGGCACTGGCATGCCGGTGTGTGCCCGCTCGGCGCAGCTGCCCCCGGGACGGAGCAGGCAGTTGCCTCCAGCGGGAGAATGATCCGATGGCACAGTTCCCCCCAAGTGCCGCTGCCCAGCTGGGACCCACGCATCGGCTGTccccggcagggcagggagccatccctgcctccctctgccctcatcccctgcctgctgccggccACCCTGGGGGGTCCCTGCGGCAAGGTGGGGACCTTGATGCCAGCACGTGCCCCCATCAGCTGTGCCCCCCTCCGGGGACCTCCCCGAATCCCCCACAGGCTTTGCAGCCGGCGGATTCAATCCCAGCTGGCGCCCCATCCATCGCGCCCGCGCCAGGCCTGGCACGCCATTAACATGAAAGATTTCCTCGCGCTTTGCCGGCGCCCGGCCTGCGCCCCGGCAGCAGGTAATTAAAGCAATAATTGCTGCTGATTGCACCGGCCTAAACGAGGGAAGGGTGGGCCTCagggggagggcagagcatgcCCAGCTGTGCCCAGAGGAGCCTGGgggtgccagccctgcctgccacgcCACACACAGGGGTCCCCGCC is part of the Rissa tridactyla isolate bRisTri1 chromosome 11, bRisTri1.patW.cur.20221130, whole genome shotgun sequence genome and harbors:
- the UNC5A gene encoding netrin receptor UNC5A; its protein translation is MGARPRRRRAPAAAATAAAAAAPGPLGALLAAALLAAAAGAQQSATVANPVSGASPDLLPHFQLEPEDVYIVKNKAVSLACRATPATQIYFKCNGEWVHQGDHVTQHGTDRGTGLPVMEVRIEVTRQQVEKIFGLEEYWCQCVAWSSSGTTKSQKAFVRIAYLRKNFEQEPTAREVSIEQGIVLPCRPPEGIPPAEVEWLRNEELVDPALDANVYVTPEHSLVLRQARLADTANYTCVAKNIVARRRSASAAITVYVNGGWSTWTQWSGCSTSCGRGWQKRSRTCTNPTPLNGGAFCEGQNVQKTACTTLCPVDGAWSEWSKWSVCGAECTHWRSRECSEPAPRNGGQECRGPELDTRNCTSELCSHAAGGAEDVALYVGLVAVAVCLVLLLLVGVLVYCRKKGGLDADVADSSILTAGFQPVSIKPSKADNPGLLTIQPDLSTATMTYQGSLCPRQDGPAKLQLPNGHLLSPLGAGRHTLHHSSPAAEGADFVARLSTQSYFRSLPRGTTNMAYGTFNFLGGRLMIPNTGISLLIPPDAIPRGKIYEVYLTLHKQEEVRLPLAGCQTLLSPIVSCGPPGVLLTRPAILAMGHCVEASAENWSIRLKKQSCEGTWEDVLQLGAEPCTELYYCQLEAQACYVFTEQLGRFALVGESLSMAASKRLKLVLFAPAACPSLEYNIRVYCLSDTQDVLKEVIQLEKQLGGQLIGAPRVLHFKDSYHNLRLSIHDMPSSLWKSKLLASYQEIPFYHIWSGLQPFLHCTFTLERLSPSTCELACKIWVWQVEGDGQSFTVNFNIAKDARFSDWLVPDSEVGAPALVGPSAFKIPFLIRQKIISSLDPPGTRGADWRTLAQKLNLDSHLSFFASKPSPTAMILNLWEARHFPNGNLSQLAAAVAEVGKQDGALFAVSEAEC